In a single window of the Anaerotruncus rubiinfantis genome:
- a CDS encoding aminotransferase class I/II-fold pyridoxal phosphate-dependent enzyme — translation MATYSALSRPELEALHRELVKRYDAFRDRGLKLDMSRGKPAADQFDLVKGILDVVNSESSPYASDGVDCRNYGDLDGIPECKALFCEMLGVSFDEVFICGNSSLSIMYDAIGKMILHGVREGATAWCRLPKVKFLCPAPGYDRHFAITECYGIEMIPVEMTPDGPDMDTVEKLAASDESVKGIWCVPKYSNPQGITYSDETVRRLARMKTAASDFIIMWDNAYAVHDLYPDRRDQVLNILDECKKAGDPDRVMMFASTSKITYAGSGVGAFACSPNNMKRMKKLISIQTIGFDKINMLRHARYFKNMDGIMAHMDRQAELLRPKFKAVLDAFDRELAGKGIAEWLNPNGGYFISLDVMDGCAKRVVQLCRDAGVTLTPAGASFPYGKDPRDRNIRVAPTYPTVEELTLAVDLLCICVQLAAVEKLLREQTF, via the coding sequence ATGGCAACTTACAGTGCGCTTTCCCGCCCGGAGCTTGAAGCGCTGCACCGCGAGCTGGTAAAGCGGTATGACGCTTTCAGGGACAGAGGGCTGAAATTGGATATGTCCCGCGGCAAGCCTGCCGCTGACCAGTTCGATCTGGTGAAGGGGATTCTGGACGTGGTGAATTCCGAATCGTCTCCTTATGCGTCTGACGGCGTGGACTGCCGCAACTACGGCGATCTGGATGGTATTCCAGAGTGCAAAGCGCTCTTCTGCGAGATGCTCGGCGTGAGTTTCGATGAGGTTTTTATCTGCGGAAACTCGTCGCTTTCGATCATGTACGACGCAATCGGAAAAATGATTCTGCATGGTGTGCGTGAAGGCGCGACTGCCTGGTGCAGGCTGCCAAAGGTGAAGTTCCTCTGTCCTGCGCCGGGATACGACCGTCATTTCGCAATCACCGAATGTTACGGCATCGAGATGATCCCGGTTGAAATGACCCCGGACGGCCCGGATATGGATACCGTGGAAAAGCTGGCCGCCAGTGATGAAAGCGTCAAGGGCATCTGGTGCGTCCCGAAATATTCAAACCCGCAGGGTATCACCTATTCGGATGAAACGGTCCGCCGCCTGGCGCGGATGAAAACCGCGGCCAGCGATTTCATCATCATGTGGGACAATGCCTACGCGGTGCATGACCTCTATCCCGACCGTCGTGACCAGGTGCTGAACATCCTGGACGAATGCAAAAAAGCCGGCGACCCCGACCGGGTTATGATGTTTGCCTCCACTTCAAAAATTACCTATGCGGGCTCCGGCGTCGGCGCGTTTGCCTGCTCGCCGAACAATATGAAGCGCATGAAAAAGTTGATTTCAATCCAGACGATCGGCTTTGATAAGATCAATATGCTGCGCCATGCGCGTTATTTTAAGAATATGGACGGTATCATGGCCCATATGGACAGACAGGCAGAGCTGCTGCGCCCGAAGTTCAAAGCGGTGCTTGACGCGTTCGACCGGGAGCTTGCGGGCAAGGGAATTGCCGAATGGCTGAATCCGAACGGCGGTTACTTCATCTCGCTCGATGTGATGGATGGCTGCGCCAAACGGGTGGTGCAGCTTTGCCGGGACGCTGGCGTCACCCTCACCCCGGCGGGCGCGAGCTTCCCTTACGGGAAGGACCCGCGCGACCGCAATATCCGCGTCGCGCCGACCTATCCGACGGTGGAGGAGCTGACCCTTGCCGTCGATCTGCTCTGCATCTGCGTGCAGCTTGCCGCGGTGGAAAAATTGCTGCGGGAGCAGACCTTCTGA
- the purB gene encoding adenylosuccinate lyase has protein sequence MSDRTDRYESPFCTRYASDEMQYVFSADNKFKTWRKLWIALAKAEQKQGLAITDEQIAELETHAEDINYEVAVEREKLVRHDVMSHVYAYGMQCPKAKGIIHLGATSCYVGDNTDIIVMREGLRIVRRKLINVISLLSDFAMKYKDLPALAYTHLQPAQLTTVGKRATLWVNELMMDLAEVEHRIADLKLLGSKGTTGTQASFMELFDGDGEKVKACEMDIARMMGFDAVVPVSGQTYSRKVDSYVCFALAGIAQSASKFSNDLRLLANFKEMEEPFEKNQIGSSAMPYKRNPMRSERITSLARYVMADSLNPQFTAATQWFERTLDDSANKRIAVAEAFLAVDAILGIMLNVCDGLVVYPKVIEQRLRRELPFMATENIMMQAVKKGGDRQELHERLREHSLAAAKVVKEEGGENDLIERICADSVFNLSRSEIEGVLDPKEFTGRSAEQVEEYIRDVVGPVLEQNREILGERAQLSV, from the coding sequence ATGAGCGACAGAACCGACCGTTACGAAAGCCCGTTTTGTACGCGGTATGCAAGCGATGAGATGCAATATGTATTCTCAGCGGACAACAAATTCAAGACCTGGCGCAAACTTTGGATTGCGCTTGCAAAGGCCGAACAGAAGCAGGGCCTTGCCATCACCGACGAACAGATCGCGGAGCTGGAAACCCATGCGGAGGACATCAATTACGAGGTTGCCGTCGAGCGGGAGAAACTGGTCCGCCATGACGTGATGAGCCATGTCTATGCCTACGGCATGCAGTGCCCGAAGGCGAAGGGGATCATCCATTTGGGGGCGACGAGCTGCTATGTGGGGGATAACACCGATATCATCGTCATGCGGGAAGGCCTGCGGATCGTCCGCCGCAAACTGATCAACGTCATCTCGCTACTTTCTGATTTCGCCATGAAATATAAGGACCTGCCGGCGCTCGCCTACACCCACCTGCAGCCGGCGCAGCTCACCACCGTCGGCAAACGCGCGACGCTGTGGGTAAATGAACTGATGATGGATTTGGCGGAGGTGGAGCATCGCATCGCGGATCTGAAGCTGCTGGGCAGCAAGGGCACCACCGGAACCCAGGCGAGCTTCATGGAGCTTTTTGACGGGGACGGTGAAAAGGTCAAGGCCTGCGAGATGGACATCGCCCGGATGATGGGTTTTGACGCGGTCGTGCCGGTTTCGGGCCAGACCTATTCGCGCAAGGTGGATTCCTACGTCTGTTTCGCGCTCGCAGGCATTGCGCAGAGCGCAAGCAAGTTCTCGAACGACCTGCGCCTTCTGGCAAACTTCAAGGAGATGGAGGAGCCATTTGAGAAAAACCAGATCGGTTCGTCCGCGATGCCGTATAAACGCAATCCGATGCGTTCTGAACGGATCACGTCGTTGGCGCGGTATGTGATGGCGGACTCTTTGAACCCGCAGTTCACCGCGGCGACCCAATGGTTCGAGCGCACGCTCGACGACAGCGCGAACAAACGCATCGCGGTCGCGGAGGCCTTCCTCGCGGTTGACGCGATCCTGGGGATTATGCTGAACGTCTGCGACGGGCTGGTGGTCTATCCGAAGGTGATCGAGCAGCGCCTGCGCCGGGAACTGCCGTTTATGGCGACTGAGAACATCATGATGCAGGCGGTCAAGAAGGGCGGCGACCGTCAGGAGCTGCATGAGCGTCTGCGGGAGCACTCGCTGGCCGCCGCGAAGGTGGTCAAGGAGGAGGGCGGTGAGAACGACCTCATCGAGCGCATCTGCGCCGACAGCGTCTTTAACCTTTCGCGCAGTGAGATTGAAGGGGTGCTTGACCCGAAGGAATTCACAGGCCGCAGCGCCGAGCAGGTGGAGGAGTACATCCGGGATGTTGTCGGGCCGGTGCTCGAGCAGAACAGGGAGATTCTCGGCGAACGCGCGCAGCTTTCGGTTTAA
- a CDS encoding preprotein translocase subunit SecD, translating into MKKVGKPTFFVVLALIVVLAGLSFFGIHASYGDIPSTYIKGAGDIRWGIDIRGGVDVTFSPEEGYDATDDEMAAAESIIKVRLVSQNITDSEVYTDYNRDRIIVRFPWKEGETDFNPEKAVKELGETALLTFRENMDGPVVLEGKDVESATAGMDQETGQYIVQLKLKPEGAQAFSEATGRLVGQTISIWMDETNISAPTVNSQIPNGEAQITGRFTAEEAKALADKINGGALPFKLVTENYSSISPTLGMGARDAMVTAGIIAFILVSIYIIALYRLPGVIACIALLGQVAGSIACISGFFPNAPSFTLTLPGIAGIILSIGMGVDANVITSERIKEELRIGKTIDGAVDSGFQRTFSAIFDGNITTIIVAGVLMGAFGPPGSILAKILAPIFSWFGPSATGAVYSFGFTLVVGVIFNLLMGVLASRLMLKSISKFKAFKKPWLYGGAKA; encoded by the coding sequence ATGAAAAAAGTTGGAAAGCCGACGTTCTTTGTAGTTCTTGCATTGATCGTTGTGCTTGCCGGGCTGTCATTCTTCGGGATTCATGCGTCCTATGGCGATATACCCAGTACGTATATCAAGGGCGCAGGGGATATCCGTTGGGGCATCGACATCCGCGGAGGCGTCGACGTGACGTTCAGCCCGGAAGAAGGCTACGATGCCACAGATGACGAGATGGCCGCGGCGGAATCTATCATCAAGGTGAGGCTCGTGTCGCAGAATATCACCGACTCGGAAGTTTACACCGACTACAACCGTGACAGAATTATCGTCCGTTTCCCCTGGAAGGAAGGGGAAACCGACTTTAACCCTGAGAAGGCTGTCAAAGAGCTCGGCGAGACCGCGCTTCTGACCTTCCGGGAAAACATGGACGGCCCGGTCGTCCTCGAAGGCAAGGATGTGGAATCTGCCACCGCGGGGATGGATCAGGAAACTGGGCAGTATATCGTTCAGCTGAAACTGAAGCCCGAAGGAGCCCAGGCATTCTCCGAAGCGACTGGGCGCCTGGTTGGGCAGACCATCTCGATCTGGATGGATGAAACCAATATCAGCGCCCCGACGGTAAACTCCCAGATCCCGAACGGCGAGGCCCAGATCACCGGGCGCTTTACCGCGGAGGAAGCAAAAGCTCTGGCGGATAAGATCAATGGCGGCGCGCTGCCCTTCAAGCTCGTGACCGAGAACTATTCCTCGATTTCCCCGACGCTCGGCATGGGCGCGCGTGACGCGATGGTCACCGCGGGCATCATCGCATTCATCCTGGTTTCGATCTACATTATCGCGCTTTACCGCCTGCCCGGCGTGATCGCCTGCATCGCGCTGCTCGGCCAGGTCGCGGGTTCGATTGCGTGCATCTCGGGATTCTTCCCGAACGCGCCGTCCTTCACCCTGACGCTGCCCGGCATCGCCGGTATTATCCTGTCGATCGGTATGGGCGTTGATGCGAACGTCATCACTTCCGAACGCATCAAGGAGGAACTGCGCATCGGAAAAACAATCGACGGCGCGGTCGACTCCGGCTTCCAGCGGACCTTCTCCGCGATCTTCGACGGAAACATCACCACGATTATCGTTGCGGGCGTCCTGATGGGGGCGTTCGGCCCTCCGGGATCGATCCTTGCGAAGATCCTTGCGCCGATCTTCAGCTGGTTTGGACCTTCCGCTACCGGCGCGGTTTATTCCTTCGGTTTCACGCTGGTTGTGGGCGTTATCTTCAACCTGCTGATGGGCGTCCTGGCGTCCCGTCTGATGCTCAAATCCATCTCCAAGTTCAAGGCGTTTAAGAAACCGTGGCTGTATGGAGGTGCGAAGGCATGA
- the secF gene encoding protein translocase subunit SecF, which translates to MKKTYDIVGRKKLWFTIPLVVLVITLLVSAVFGVELDINFRGGSIVTYSFEGDVDQGAFQETIQGALGQQIGLQRQEDVVTGRVNYVATLSSKEGVTPEKQMEITSALQQKFSGNNVEVVETSNVDPAIGRDFFAKSMVAVAAAAVLMILYIAFRFRKMGGWSAGVFATVALMHDVMYVFATFVLLRFPIGDSFIAVALTILGYSINATIVIYDRIRENERSMGSKETLDEVVNKSINQSLARSINTTVSTVIAVGTVCVICYIFHVESILIFTLPMMIGMLAGAYSSVCIAGPLWVTWQDRKAAKKKLQK; encoded by the coding sequence ATGAAAAAGACCTATGATATCGTAGGACGTAAAAAGCTCTGGTTTACCATTCCGCTTGTCGTCCTCGTGATTACTTTGCTGGTATCGGCTGTCTTTGGTGTCGAGCTTGATATCAATTTCCGCGGCGGTTCGATCGTCACCTATTCGTTTGAAGGCGATGTGGATCAGGGCGCGTTCCAGGAGACAATCCAGGGCGCCCTTGGCCAGCAGATCGGCCTGCAGCGGCAGGAGGATGTCGTCACCGGAAGGGTGAACTATGTCGCGACCCTGTCCTCCAAGGAGGGCGTCACGCCGGAAAAGCAGATGGAGATCACTTCCGCGCTGCAGCAGAAATTCTCCGGCAACAATGTGGAGGTCGTTGAGACCAGTAACGTCGATCCGGCGATCGGCCGCGATTTCTTCGCGAAATCGATGGTTGCGGTTGCGGCGGCAGCTGTGTTGATGATCTTGTATATCGCTTTCCGTTTCCGGAAGATGGGCGGCTGGTCGGCCGGCGTTTTTGCGACGGTTGCGCTGATGCATGACGTCATGTATGTGTTTGCGACCTTTGTGCTGCTCAGGTTCCCAATTGGCGACAGCTTCATCGCGGTCGCGCTGACCATCCTTGGTTATTCGATCAACGCGACGATCGTCATCTATGACCGTATCCGTGAAAACGAGCGTTCGATGGGCAGCAAGGAAACACTGGACGAAGTGGTCAACAAATCGATCAACCAGTCGCTGGCGCGTTCGATCAACACGACCGTTTCCACCGTCATTGCGGTCGGTACCGTCTGCGTGATCTGCTACATTTTCCACGTGGAATCGATCCTGATCTTCACGCTGCCGATGATGATCGGTATGCTGGCGGGCGCGTATTCCTCGGTCTGTATCGCGGGTCCGCTGTGGGTGACTTGGCAGGATCGCAAGGCTGCGAAGAAAAAACTTCAGAAATAA
- a CDS encoding sugar phosphate isomerase/epimerase family protein, whose product MLAGISTSTFYPELTENALRQLAVFGVQAAEVFFNSFSELEEGYVRELSRIAQDGGVKVLSIHPFMSGLEPLLFFSDYRRRFDDAVEFYKRFFHAANLLGAKILVFHGNRRESVRTWPEYFDLFGELMEAGQRMGVTVAQENVPRCQSYCPEFFKAMTDYLPEARFVLDTKQCIRAGYTALEMAQAMGDRVLHVHISDYDETHDCLPVGRGRLDLGALLQTLAGYGFDGGVLLELYRQNYGGYEELWESYDTILSAIRKAC is encoded by the coding sequence ATGTTAGCTGGCATCTCCACCTCAACCTTTTACCCGGAGCTGACTGAAAACGCATTGCGGCAGCTGGCGGTTTTTGGCGTTCAGGCCGCTGAGGTGTTTTTCAATTCCTTTTCTGAACTGGAGGAAGGATATGTGCGGGAACTTTCCCGGATCGCCCAGGACGGCGGTGTGAAAGTCCTTTCCATACATCCGTTCATGTCGGGCCTGGAGCCGCTCCTGTTCTTTTCAGACTACCGGCGCCGCTTTGACGATGCCGTGGAGTTCTATAAACGTTTTTTCCACGCGGCCAACCTGCTGGGAGCGAAAATCCTCGTATTCCACGGCAACCGCCGTGAAAGCGTGCGGACCTGGCCGGAATATTTTGATCTGTTTGGGGAGCTGATGGAAGCGGGGCAGCGGATGGGAGTCACGGTAGCGCAGGAGAACGTACCGCGCTGCCAGAGCTACTGTCCGGAGTTTTTCAAAGCGATGACCGATTACTTGCCTGAAGCGCGTTTTGTGCTCGATACCAAACAGTGTATTCGAGCGGGGTATACGGCGCTGGAGATGGCGCAGGCGATGGGTGACCGGGTGCTGCATGTGCATATCAGCGATTACGACGAAACGCATGACTGCCTGCCAGTGGGAAGGGGACGGCTCGATCTGGGGGCTCTTTTGCAGACGCTGGCGGGATATGGTTTCGACGGCGGCGTATTGCTTGAGCTCTACCGGCAGAATTACGGAGGGTACGAGGAGCTCTGGGAGAGCTATGATACCATCTTATCGGCTATACGCAAGGCATGCTGA
- a CDS encoding maleate cis-trans isomerase family protein codes for MDRKIGLISPGSPGGGGIKNPEEEMRSHLPAGYALITELVELFDMGARGIRKFSEAIDGAASRLAAQGVELIVFCCTSGSFIGGIGYDRAVSERLEQLTGVRTVTTTTAVLAALAALDSHKLVMATPYPDSVNRIEYDFFTKSGYEVLALKGMNINDTPRVPQIPIDEIRALVREVFTPEADTIFISCAGFKVLDHIESIEAEFGRPVVTSNQCTLWHILNTLELPHRPPLGKLFMQMVPTPTEKAPRPGL; via the coding sequence ATGGACAGAAAGATCGGCTTAATCTCCCCCGGTTCGCCCGGGGGAGGCGGTATCAAAAATCCAGAGGAGGAGATGCGCAGCCATCTTCCCGCAGGGTATGCGCTCATCACCGAACTGGTCGAACTCTTCGACATGGGCGCAAGAGGTATCCGAAAATTCAGCGAAGCGATCGACGGCGCGGCCTCCCGGCTCGCAGCACAGGGAGTGGAACTCATCGTTTTCTGCTGCACCTCCGGCAGTTTCATCGGCGGCATCGGTTACGACCGCGCGGTCAGCGAGCGGCTCGAACAGCTCACCGGCGTGCGCACTGTGACCACCACGACCGCTGTGCTCGCGGCGCTCGCAGCGCTTGACTCCCACAAACTGGTGATGGCCACTCCCTACCCGGATTCGGTCAACAGGATCGAATATGATTTTTTTACCAAAAGCGGCTATGAGGTGCTCGCTCTCAAAGGGATGAACATCAACGACACCCCGCGTGTTCCGCAGATCCCGATTGATGAGATACGCGCGCTCGTGCGCGAGGTGTTCACCCCTGAGGCGGACACCATCTTCATCAGCTGCGCCGGATTCAAGGTCCTCGACCACATCGAATCGATCGAGGCGGAATTCGGCCGCCCGGTCGTCACCAGCAACCAGTGCACCCTTTGGCACATCCTAAACACATTGGAACTTCCCCACCGTCCTCCGCTTGGGAAGTTGTTTATGCAGATGGTCCCCACGCCCACTGAAAAGGCTCCGCGTCCTGGACTATAA
- a CDS encoding MmgE/PrpD family protein, with protein sequence MHFSFHEIKTDYTQKLAEYIHHLRYEDLPAEVTDRAKKIIMQTIGVALAAPEVPLAKAAISVGKQYNGPGGGDATVWIDGSKLSMVNAAFVNGTLSDLLDWEDCSWTGHPSAGAVPVAWAVAEGQKKSGKDLITAVVAAYEVYQRIAMVVDDPDDSNGWGLTSWQMFACVVPACKLLGLDPDQINQALGFGTACSPITASLCHTTMSDAYHYLHGFRARDGVALTLAAKGGVENFMDCFDDPAAYEVHMTANSHPEWYLKDLGERYLIMETLLKHWPANMWNQTPMELAHKITTENGIQPDDIAEIVIDPPTQLRMAFSPDGYSSLTHAQFSIPFCIAAMLCDPRPGAHWYSRENMKNPRVLSLASKVKGGPSKEHTLVGSFDIMKEGTFPKKTLTITTKDGKVYSDSMDCLPGHPKKMLSWEELSDRYRIQAGVSLPDEKVEEGVRILQALEEVPDVSAISHILHR encoded by the coding sequence ATGCATTTCAGTTTTCATGAAATCAAAACCGATTACACCCAGAAACTCGCGGAATACATCCATCATCTGCGTTATGAGGATCTGCCCGCCGAAGTGACCGACCGCGCCAAAAAGATTATTATGCAGACAATCGGCGTCGCGCTTGCCGCTCCTGAGGTGCCGCTGGCCAAGGCGGCCATCTCCGTCGGCAAGCAGTATAACGGCCCAGGCGGCGGGGACGCCACCGTCTGGATTGATGGGTCGAAGCTCAGCATGGTGAACGCTGCCTTTGTCAACGGCACCCTCTCCGACCTGCTCGACTGGGAGGACTGCTCCTGGACCGGCCATCCATCGGCCGGCGCGGTTCCGGTGGCCTGGGCCGTCGCTGAGGGCCAGAAGAAGTCCGGCAAGGATCTCATCACCGCTGTGGTCGCCGCCTATGAGGTCTACCAGCGCATCGCCATGGTAGTGGACGACCCCGACGACAGCAACGGCTGGGGGCTCACCAGCTGGCAGATGTTCGCCTGCGTCGTGCCGGCCTGCAAACTGCTTGGCTTAGACCCCGACCAGATCAACCAGGCGCTCGGCTTCGGCACCGCCTGCAGCCCGATCACCGCAAGCCTCTGCCACACGACCATGTCCGATGCCTACCACTATCTGCACGGCTTCCGGGCACGCGACGGCGTCGCGCTGACGCTCGCCGCCAAAGGCGGGGTGGAGAACTTTATGGACTGCTTCGACGATCCCGCCGCCTATGAGGTGCACATGACCGCCAACTCCCACCCCGAATGGTATCTCAAGGACCTCGGCGAGCGGTACCTCATTATGGAGACGCTGCTCAAGCACTGGCCGGCCAACATGTGGAACCAGACCCCTATGGAGCTCGCCCACAAGATCACCACTGAAAACGGCATTCAGCCCGACGACATTGCAGAGATCGTCATCGATCCGCCCACCCAGCTGCGCATGGCTTTCTCACCCGACGGCTACTCCTCCCTCACCCACGCGCAGTTCAGTATTCCCTTCTGCATCGCCGCAATGCTCTGCGATCCGCGTCCCGGCGCTCACTGGTACTCCCGCGAGAATATGAAGAACCCCAGAGTGCTTTCACTCGCATCCAAGGTGAAGGGCGGCCCCTCCAAGGAACATACCCTTGTCGGTTCGTTCGACATCATGAAGGAGGGCACCTTTCCGAAAAAGACGCTCACCATCACCACCAAGGACGGCAAAGTCTATTCTGACAGCATGGACTGCCTGCCCGGACATCCCAAAAAGATGCTGAGCTGGGAGGAACTCTCCGACCGGTACCGCATCCAGGCCGGCGTTTCCCTCCCCGATGAGAAGGTCGAAGAGGGCGTTCGCATCCTGCAGGCCCTCGAAGAGGTGCCGGACGTCTCCGCCATCAGCCACATTCTTCACCGCTGA